A portion of the Stigmatella aurantiaca DW4/3-1 genome contains these proteins:
- a CDS encoding AfsA-related hotdog domain-containing protein has translation MQHAFSQPDRRVRVDSPEAVPFLLVPEPLLPDIGHPCRIPVKSVEEAEFLAAVLQQHCGLYLGARASEYRELADWADATPVGVSIGQAWKREPLEHLSELLSRVPVRNPVSEGRQGFEAGDSQTMERINPALVHKRDPANVLLANACRVGALQQYNAFTESPEFAFDHPSDHVQGMLLTEIARQACIAVVHQVGLPLDWAVILTRLSLDFQRFVRSDVPIVVRAFTSFRLPEWEEPVRNDGRRNRSWVFVQVWQQGICCFSGLITGVSAKGTP, from the coding sequence ATGCAACACGCTTTCAGCCAACCCGACCGCCGGGTGCGGGTGGACTCGCCGGAGGCGGTCCCATTCCTGCTCGTGCCTGAGCCCCTGCTGCCAGACATTGGCCACCCGTGCCGCATTCCGGTGAAGAGCGTGGAAGAGGCGGAGTTCCTGGCGGCCGTCCTCCAGCAGCACTGTGGGCTCTACCTGGGCGCGCGGGCTTCTGAATACCGGGAGTTGGCGGACTGGGCGGACGCCACACCCGTGGGCGTGAGCATAGGCCAGGCTTGGAAGAGGGAGCCCCTGGAGCACCTTTCCGAGCTGCTGAGCCGGGTGCCGGTCCGCAATCCGGTCTCCGAAGGCCGGCAGGGGTTCGAGGCGGGCGATTCCCAGACGATGGAGCGCATCAATCCCGCCCTCGTCCACAAGCGGGACCCGGCGAACGTGCTGCTCGCCAATGCCTGCCGGGTCGGCGCACTCCAGCAGTACAACGCGTTCACGGAGTCACCCGAGTTCGCCTTCGACCATCCGTCCGACCATGTGCAGGGCATGCTCCTGACGGAGATCGCTCGCCAGGCGTGCATCGCGGTGGTCCACCAGGTGGGGCTGCCGCTCGACTGGGCCGTCATCCTGACGCGCCTGTCGCTGGACTTTCAGCGCTTCGTCCGGAGCGATGTCCCCATCGTGGTCCGGGCCTTCACCAGCTTCCGGCTCCCGGAGTGGGAGGAGCCGGTGCGGAACGACGGACGCCGCAACCGCAGTTGGGTCTTCGTCCAGGTCTGGCAGCAGGGAATCTGTTGTTTCTCGGGGCTCATCACGGGCGTCAGCGCGAAGGGCACGCCATGA
- a CDS encoding kelch repeat-containing protein, with protein sequence MSAVWALSATGCGPSSAGVSSLPEAPLSQAAALAPEFVTVLEPEADAKVTTGIFEENTNFGADNHFKVSVWFQTDSYLRFNLGSLPTGAKIRSVKLMATAFQGYSASGDGNVYTYLVPDNTWGEYTLTWNTRPPPTGGPLGWWFLWYPSSSWIEDKLGVNEDPSLIPVVQSAANAADRRISLMLRNHGYYDTTYHSREVADATKRPKLEVHYTQGDVWKSASPLPSGRTKHSATLLADGRVLVAGGASSAGWTDSAALYSPATGTWAATASMSVKRYGHGSNLLNSGEVFVTGGQNNGVTLASTERYDATSGTWSAAASMAVARFRHTVTVLNDGRLLVAGGVDGTMGLTSTELYNPLLGTWAPGPSMSTRRYGHTATLLPDGRVLVAGGHTGGQALATAEVYNPATNSWTGTGTMGSRHYGHAAALLPDGRVLAVSGLTPSGVHTPITELYDPTTGVWTATGSLATARSEFSLAALPSGRVLVLGGTDGTAITPTVESYNVATGTWTQAPAMGTARRNLTATVLLEGRILVSGGQEDASTVSLASSELFTPDADL encoded by the coding sequence GTGTCTGCCGTGTGGGCGCTCTCGGCCACCGGCTGCGGCCCCTCTTCCGCTGGCGTCTCCTCCCTGCCGGAGGCGCCTCTTTCCCAGGCCGCCGCGCTCGCCCCCGAATTCGTGACGGTGCTCGAGCCCGAGGCGGACGCCAAGGTCACGACGGGAATCTTCGAGGAGAACACCAACTTCGGCGCTGATAACCATTTCAAGGTCAGCGTGTGGTTCCAGACGGATTCCTACCTCCGCTTCAACCTGGGCAGCTTGCCCACGGGCGCGAAGATCCGCTCGGTGAAACTCATGGCCACCGCCTTTCAAGGCTACTCCGCCAGCGGTGACGGCAACGTCTACACGTACCTCGTCCCAGACAACACGTGGGGGGAGTACACCCTCACCTGGAACACCCGGCCGCCGCCTACCGGGGGACCCCTGGGCTGGTGGTTTCTCTGGTATCCGAGTTCCAGCTGGATCGAGGACAAGCTCGGCGTGAACGAGGATCCGAGCCTCATCCCCGTCGTCCAGAGCGCAGCGAATGCAGCGGACCGCCGGATCTCGCTCATGCTCCGCAACCATGGTTACTACGACACGACGTACCACTCGCGCGAGGTGGCGGACGCCACGAAGCGCCCCAAGCTGGAGGTTCACTACACCCAGGGCGACGTCTGGAAGAGCGCCAGCCCCCTGCCGTCGGGCCGCACGAAGCACAGCGCCACGCTGTTGGCGGATGGCCGGGTGCTGGTGGCGGGTGGGGCCAGCAGCGCGGGGTGGACGGACAGCGCGGCCCTGTACTCACCTGCCACGGGCACCTGGGCGGCCACGGCCTCCATGTCCGTGAAGCGCTACGGCCACGGTTCCAACCTCCTGAATTCTGGCGAAGTGTTTGTCACGGGAGGGCAGAACAATGGTGTCACCCTCGCCTCGACCGAGCGGTATGACGCCACCTCTGGCACCTGGAGCGCCGCGGCTTCCATGGCGGTGGCTCGCTTCCGACACACCGTGACGGTGCTGAATGACGGGCGTCTGCTCGTGGCTGGCGGCGTTGATGGCACCATGGGACTGACGAGCACGGAGCTGTACAACCCGCTCCTGGGCACCTGGGCGCCCGGGCCCTCCATGTCCACGCGCCGCTACGGCCACACGGCCACGCTGCTGCCGGACGGGCGGGTGCTGGTGGCGGGGGGACACACGGGGGGACAGGCCCTGGCCACCGCCGAGGTGTACAACCCGGCCACGAACAGCTGGACGGGAACTGGGACGATGGGTTCTCGCCACTACGGCCATGCGGCGGCCTTGCTGCCAGACGGACGGGTTCTGGCCGTGAGCGGGCTCACCCCGAGCGGTGTCCACACGCCCATCACCGAGCTGTACGACCCCACCACCGGGGTGTGGACGGCCACGGGCTCACTGGCCACGGCGCGCAGTGAGTTCAGCCTGGCGGCGCTGCCCTCGGGCCGGGTGCTGGTGCTGGGGGGGACGGACGGGACGGCCATCACCCCCACGGTAGAGAGCTACAACGTGGCCACGGGCACCTGGACGCAGGCGCCTGCCATGGGCACCGCGCGCCGCAACCTCACGGCCACGGTGTTGCTCGAGGGCCGCATCCTCGTCAGCGGCGGTCAGGAAGACGCGTCCACCGTGTCCCTCGCTTCCTCCGAGCTCTTCACGCCCGACGCGGATCTCTGA
- a CDS encoding methyltransferase family protein produces MRHLHRWMPTLLLVTGMLLLVPLGVRQVLHTPEEGRTVTALMLAAYLAWALVESRVTYRESRKPTAERDGATLEFYAMGRLATILLALAPPMLAVDPGVRIGGLLCFVGGVVLRLIAIRTLGRAYSHRVRLPDASLLVTDGVYRLLRHPAYTGMLLAHVGYLWVFPGVPGIAAFVAVFVPAVLLRIRHEERLLLGSFPGYAEYAASRKRLVPWLW; encoded by the coding sequence ATGAGGCACCTGCACCGCTGGATGCCCACCCTGTTGCTGGTGACGGGGATGCTGCTGCTCGTGCCGCTCGGCGTCCGCCAGGTCTTGCACACGCCGGAAGAGGGCCGGACGGTGACGGCCTTGATGCTCGCGGCCTATCTGGCCTGGGCACTGGTGGAGAGCCGCGTGACGTATCGCGAGAGCCGCAAGCCCACCGCCGAGCGTGACGGCGCCACGCTCGAGTTCTACGCCATGGGACGGCTGGCCACGATCCTGCTCGCGCTGGCGCCCCCCATGCTGGCGGTGGACCCTGGGGTGCGCATCGGGGGACTGCTCTGTTTCGTGGGAGGGGTCGTGCTGAGGCTGATCGCCATCCGCACCTTGGGCCGGGCTTATTCGCACCGGGTGCGGTTGCCGGACGCGAGCCTGCTCGTCACGGATGGCGTCTACCGGCTCCTCCGGCACCCGGCCTACACGGGCATGCTGCTGGCACATGTGGGCTACCTGTGGGTCTTCCCAGGGGTGCCGGGGATCGCCGCGTTCGTGGCGGTCTTCGTCCCAGCCGTGCTCTTGCGCATCCGGCACGAGGAACGGCTGCTTTTGGGGTCCTTCCCGGGCTACGCGGAGTACGCGGCGAGCCGCAAGCGGCTGGTTCCATGGCTCTGGTAA
- a CDS encoding NAD-dependent epimerase/dehydratase family protein — protein MALVTRPGDFAVVLLGATGMVGQALLRQRGAHPVHALVRTPDGRDWGDGVHVVRGDLHGIPAALFPSRPYVVVHFATKQRDLDGTGFERTNVEGTQRLLACLPGDCRGVIHGSSMSVYGPGPHAGVMEDAPLAPLTPLARSRAAAEALITRHAAGAGLHAALLRPRFLLGRGDRFVLPAVVKLLKRRLQLGGDAVACSVIDVDDFGRIIWRLARRMVETSRPEQRAYNVACSRPLVRSEFLGTVRQALALPRPLVKVSVPDRLLRTLREAPSRRAQAVAERLELMTRSQCLDVSRLRAVLDGPEDLLSRSPVEVLRAALDAFRS, from the coding sequence ATGGCTCTGGTAACCCGGCCTGGCGATTTCGCCGTCGTGCTCCTGGGCGCGACCGGCATGGTGGGGCAAGCGCTCCTGCGGCAGCGCGGAGCACATCCCGTGCATGCACTGGTGCGCACCCCGGATGGACGGGATTGGGGAGACGGCGTCCACGTCGTGCGGGGGGACCTGCACGGCATCCCCGCTGCGCTCTTTCCCTCTCGCCCGTATGTGGTCGTGCACTTCGCCACGAAGCAGCGGGACCTGGACGGCACGGGCTTCGAGCGGACCAATGTGGAGGGAACGCAGCGGCTCCTGGCGTGTCTCCCGGGAGACTGCCGAGGCGTCATTCATGGCAGCTCCATGTCCGTCTATGGCCCGGGGCCTCATGCGGGCGTGATGGAGGACGCCCCGTTGGCCCCTCTTACCCCGCTGGCCCGCTCCCGCGCGGCGGCCGAAGCGCTCATCACGCGGCACGCCGCCGGGGCCGGCCTGCATGCGGCGCTGCTCCGGCCTCGCTTTCTTCTCGGGCGCGGAGACCGGTTCGTGTTGCCCGCCGTGGTGAAGCTGCTGAAGCGCCGGCTCCAACTGGGCGGCGATGCCGTGGCCTGCTCGGTCATCGACGTCGATGACTTTGGCCGGATCATCTGGCGGCTCGCGCGGCGGATGGTGGAGACGTCCCGCCCTGAGCAGCGGGCGTACAACGTCGCCTGTTCGCGCCCGCTCGTGCGCTCGGAGTTCCTGGGCACGGTGCGGCAAGCACTCGCGTTGCCGCGTCCCCTCGTGAAGGTGTCCGTGCCCGACAGGCTCCTGCGCACGCTGCGGGAAGCTCCCAGCCGGCGTGCCCAGGCGGTGGCCGAGCGCTTGGAGTTGATGACCCGCTCGCAGTGCCTGGATGTCTCGCGGCTCCGGGCGGTGCTGGACGGCCCGGAGGACCTGCTGTCCCGGTCTCCGGTGGAGGTCCTGCGAGCTGCCCTTGATGCCTTTCGTTCCTGA
- a CDS encoding PEP/pyruvate-binding domain-containing protein, with protein sequence MSSSLLVSMTEAGDPGQVGQKFARQQRLAQQGFPVPEFFCLTTGMFQQVSWPILPTIEQLTATVDRTSQQDVRRVAGDIERLFLEVPLGTGREASILEAFDRTFGAEATVAVRASVVGRSLAESEDSEIDPFAGVSSTFLYVKRGLLLDRIRRCWASGFTPEGLIYRLAQGRDLRGLTVAVGVQRMIPGRRSFVAFTCDPKTTERKTLIVAGHGIGEGVVQEKVGVDHYFLHPQTGRIDREIGHKAEMLCENPVPGGELLCLPVPESQQDAPCLSDAEIQRLGALARDIERTFGVPQDIEGTFTEDGTLHVLQSRPIAFDFRKIRVWSCANVSESFPGVTTPLTYSLASHFYEVIFYDFQRRLWGADARTLHDHGSAFQNMLGFIDGRVYHSLSDLMHVNGINPIAAPFMRDLEDVLQLDASLFIRLPGHRDSFPDTARYAFAVGRAVAGALNTTAWFQHDFGAYEQWWKRTLAGLRALAPEHEDPLVLIHHFRRVWTGVGNWWGLTLINHWYINTYYGLARRLLLKWTGEDPSALLVGLLCGARPDASTHALLSAVALAEAVRADRTLSKLFAKDEAEVVWQKIDAGEVPAAFAQAFREHLHEYGDRGVQELNVERPNLRETPWELVRIVQSYARTSVTREELRTSDKARRTEAEARLRQLLKGQPLRRFALEPLLERLRTVIGLREDSRFWRGQLFGFSKRVFSALGQRMAERGVLDAPLDVHCLTMREVLDHFEGRGVTRRLGELARLRRQEHLDNQERQPPRDFTTVGSVVDGIPRVVETVSGGDASLFKGIGSSAGIVEGFARIVKDPGAVGTLGKEDILIAKETDPGWLFLMLASGGIVVERGSMLSHTAIAGRKFGIPTVVGVAHATSRIPDGARVRVDGTTGTVTLVAA encoded by the coding sequence ATGTCTTCTTCTCTCCTTGTCTCCATGACCGAGGCCGGCGACCCGGGCCAGGTCGGCCAGAAGTTCGCGCGCCAGCAGCGACTGGCCCAGCAGGGCTTCCCGGTCCCCGAGTTCTTCTGCCTCACCACCGGGATGTTCCAGCAGGTGTCCTGGCCCATCCTCCCCACCATCGAACAGCTCACCGCCACGGTGGACCGGACCTCCCAGCAGGACGTGAGGCGCGTCGCTGGTGACATCGAACGGCTCTTCCTGGAGGTCCCGCTGGGCACCGGGCGCGAGGCGTCCATCCTGGAGGCGTTCGATCGCACCTTCGGCGCGGAGGCCACGGTGGCGGTGCGAGCCTCCGTCGTGGGCCGTTCCCTGGCGGAGAGCGAGGACTCGGAGATCGATCCCTTCGCGGGCGTGAGCTCGACGTTTCTCTACGTCAAGCGCGGGCTGTTGCTCGACCGGATCCGCCGCTGCTGGGCGTCGGGGTTCACGCCCGAGGGACTGATTTACCGCCTGGCCCAGGGGCGCGATCTGCGCGGGCTCACCGTGGCGGTAGGCGTCCAGCGAATGATTCCAGGGCGCCGCTCATTCGTGGCCTTCACGTGTGACCCGAAGACGACGGAGCGCAAGACGCTCATCGTCGCGGGCCACGGGATTGGCGAGGGCGTTGTGCAGGAGAAGGTCGGCGTCGACCACTACTTCCTCCATCCCCAGACGGGCCGCATCGACCGGGAGATCGGGCACAAGGCGGAGATGCTATGCGAGAACCCCGTGCCCGGCGGGGAGCTGCTTTGCCTCCCCGTGCCGGAGTCCCAGCAGGATGCGCCCTGCCTGTCGGACGCGGAAATCCAGCGGCTGGGAGCACTGGCGCGGGACATCGAACGCACCTTTGGCGTTCCTCAGGACATCGAGGGCACCTTCACGGAGGACGGGACGCTCCACGTCCTCCAGTCGCGGCCCATCGCCTTCGACTTCCGGAAGATTCGTGTGTGGAGTTGCGCCAACGTTTCGGAGAGCTTCCCGGGCGTCACCACGCCGCTGACGTACTCGCTCGCCAGCCACTTCTACGAGGTCATCTTCTACGACTTCCAGCGCCGCCTGTGGGGGGCGGACGCACGGACCCTGCATGACCACGGCTCTGCCTTCCAGAACATGCTGGGCTTCATCGATGGACGCGTCTACCACTCGCTGTCGGACCTGATGCACGTCAACGGCATCAACCCCATTGCCGCGCCCTTCATGAGGGACTTGGAGGACGTGCTTCAGCTGGACGCCTCGCTGTTCATCCGGTTGCCCGGCCACCGCGACAGCTTCCCTGACACCGCCCGGTACGCGTTCGCCGTGGGGCGTGCGGTCGCGGGGGCACTGAACACCACCGCATGGTTCCAGCACGACTTCGGCGCGTATGAGCAATGGTGGAAGCGGACGCTCGCCGGGCTGCGGGCCTTGGCCCCGGAGCATGAGGATCCGCTGGTTCTCATCCACCACTTCCGGCGAGTCTGGACGGGGGTGGGGAACTGGTGGGGCCTGACACTCATCAACCACTGGTACATCAACACGTACTACGGCCTGGCGCGCCGGCTGCTGCTCAAGTGGACCGGGGAGGACCCGAGCGCGCTGCTTGTCGGACTGCTCTGCGGCGCCCGGCCGGATGCGAGCACGCACGCGCTCCTCTCCGCGGTGGCACTCGCGGAAGCTGTGCGTGCGGACCGTACGCTGTCAAAGCTCTTCGCGAAGGACGAGGCGGAGGTGGTGTGGCAGAAGATCGATGCCGGCGAAGTCCCCGCTGCGTTCGCCCAGGCGTTCCGCGAACACCTGCATGAGTACGGAGACCGGGGCGTCCAGGAGCTGAACGTGGAGCGCCCGAACCTGCGGGAGACCCCGTGGGAGCTGGTGCGCATCGTCCAGTCCTATGCGCGCACGTCGGTGACCCGGGAGGAATTGAGGACGTCCGACAAGGCTCGGCGCACGGAGGCGGAAGCCCGGTTGCGGCAACTCCTGAAGGGACAGCCGCTGCGCAGGTTCGCGCTCGAGCCGTTGCTGGAGCGGCTGCGCACGGTGATTGGCCTGCGGGAAGACAGCCGGTTCTGGCGCGGTCAGCTCTTTGGCTTCAGCAAGCGCGTGTTCTCGGCGCTGGGGCAGCGGATGGCGGAGCGGGGCGTCCTCGATGCGCCGTTGGACGTGCACTGCCTCACGATGCGGGAGGTGCTGGACCACTTCGAGGGCCGGGGCGTCACCCGGCGTCTGGGCGAGCTCGCGCGGCTGCGCCGGCAGGAGCACCTGGACAATCAGGAGCGCCAGCCCCCCCGGGACTTCACCACCGTGGGCAGCGTGGTGGACGGCATTCCCCGAGTGGTCGAGACCGTGAGCGGCGGCGATGCCTCCCTGTTCAAGGGAATCGGTTCGAGCGCGGGCATCGTGGAGGGCTTCGCGCGCATCGTGAAGGATCCGGGCGCGGTGGGAACGCTGGGCAAGGAGGACATCCTCATCGCGAAGGAGACGGACCCCGGCTGGTTGTTCCTGATGCTGGCCTCTGGAGGCATCGTGGTGGAGCGGGGGAGCATGCTCTCGCACACGGCCATCGCAGGCCGGAAGTTCGGCATCCCCACAGTGGTGGGGGTGGCCCATGCGACGTCACGCATCCCGGACGGTGCGCGGGTGCGGGTGGACGGCACGACGGGAACGGTCACCCTGGTCGCGGCATGA